One Candidatus Kinetoplastibacterium oncopeltii TCC290E genomic region harbors:
- a CDS encoding undecaprenyl-diphosphate phosphatase: MKFLDMDQFLVLIKVCFLGIIEGLTEFIPVSSTAHLIFIGKLINFNSCNGMVFEVFIQVGAIFSALFLFRSYIFDILFGVFRLEYKYLLFSTKVLCSILPSIIIGALLIRHIKKLFICPNVIALSLIIGGLVIIIVEYRRNISSSEKLSYYSDLYSISIKQSLCVGFAQCIAMIPGVSRFGATVIGGMISGLNRSIATKYSFIIAIPTMLGAALFDLWSNINDLSYIDFSNILIGSVSAFISAFFIVKYVVRFVETNTYVVFALYRIVVGFAILFLC, translated from the coding sequence TTTTTAGATATGGATCAGTTTTTAGTTTTAATTAAAGTTTGTTTTCTAGGAATAATAGAAGGTTTAACAGAGTTTATACCTGTGTCAAGCACAGCGCATTTAATATTTATTGGAAAATTAATTAACTTTAATTCTTGTAATGGTATGGTTTTTGAGGTATTCATACAGGTAGGAGCTATATTTTCTGCGCTATTTTTGTTTAGATCTTATATTTTTGATATATTATTTGGAGTTTTCAGACTAGAATATAAATACTTGTTATTTTCAACAAAGGTATTATGTTCTATCTTGCCGTCTATTATTATTGGAGCTTTGCTAATACGACATATAAAAAAGTTATTTATTTGTCCTAATGTAATAGCCCTTTCTCTTATAATAGGAGGATTAGTAATTATAATCGTTGAGTACAGAAGAAATATCAGCTCTAGTGAAAAATTATCTTATTATTCCGATTTGTATAGTATTTCTATTAAACAATCTTTATGTGTTGGTTTTGCCCAATGTATCGCTATGATACCAGGAGTATCTAGATTCGGAGCGACAGTTATAGGAGGAATGATATCTGGATTGAATAGAAGTATTGCTACAAAATATTCATTTATAATAGCTATACCTACAATGCTAGGAGCAGCTTTATTTGATCTTTGGTCTAATATAAACGATCTTTCTTATATTGATTTCTCAAATATTCTTATTGGTTCTGTTTCAGCATTCATTTCTGCTTTCTTTATAGTAAAATACGTAGTGAGATTTGTAGAAACAAATACTTATGTTGTTTTTGCTTTATATAGAATAGTAGTTGGTTTTGCGATTTTGTTCCTCTGCTAA